cacaaaaccaaaagtaaCAATGCGTTACAAATTAAATGAACTCCTCTAACTTCACAATGGAAGAAAACATAACTCATATTAATTTGTGGTTAGTGTTTTTTTCCGAAAATTCGTTGAATAAATAAACTACTATATGGGAATGGGAAAtttgtatcaatattttttgggttcatttatttttaaaaatatgctGATTTTATATTGAGTGAGAGAGCAATTTTGATGAAATGTTATGTGGTATAATTACTGGAAAGGATGCTTTGGAGCCGCATATGAGCAAACAAACTCTGGAGTTTCACTGGGGAAAGCATCACAGGGCTTACGTGGACAACCTCAAGAAGCAGGTTCTTGGAACCGAGCTTGAAGGCAAACCCTTAGACCACATTATCAACAAAACCTACAACAATGGCGATCTCCTCCCTGCTTTCAACAACGCTGCTCAGGTCATtacaaacccttttttttttttttgatcttttaaaTTGTGTATGATTGTTTAGCTGAACCTGAATGGTTGTGTTTATAGGCGTGGAACCACGAGTTCTTCTGGGAATCAATGAAACCCAATGGTGGAGGAAAGCCATCAGGAGAGCTTCTTGCTCTGCTTGAAAGAGATTTCACTTCTTATGAGAAGTTCTATGAAGAGTTCAATGCTGCTGCGGCCACTCAGTTTGGAGCTGGCTGGGCCTGGCTTGCTTGTNGGTTCTTGGAACCGAGCTTGAAGGCAAACCCTTAGACCACATTATCAACAAAACCTACAACAATGGCGATCTCCTCCCTGCTTTCAACAACGCTGCTCAGGTCATTACAAACCCTTTTTTTAGTTTGAGCTTATATAATGTGTGTGTGATTGTTTAGCTGATTGGTTGTGTTTATTACAGGCGTGGAACCACGAGTTCTTCTGGGAATCAATGAAACCTAATGGTGGAGGAAAGCCATCAGGAGAGCTTCTTGCTCTGCTTGAAAGAGATTTCACTTCTTATGAGAAGTTCTATGAAGAGTTCAATGCTGCTGCAGCCACTCAGTTTGGAGCTGGCTGGGCCTGGCTTGCTTGTAAGTGTTTCAAATTTAAGAACCTTACATTTATACTTACTTTACCTTCTTCCTTACTCTTATTATCTCTCTGCTCTAAATTCAGATGCAAATGACAAACTCAAAGTAGTGAAAACTCCAAATGCTGTGAATCCCCTTGTGCTCGGCTCTTTCGTAAGTTTTTTCATGAAAGAACTTGAATACACAATTTAGTTGATTAGTAGAGATCACTAAACTTAATCTTAATCTTGGCTGTGATTT
The sequence above is a segment of the Camelina sativa cultivar DH55 chromosome 10, Cs, whole genome shotgun sequence genome. Coding sequences within it:
- the LOC104717759 gene encoding superoxide dismutase [Fe] 1, chloroplastic isoform X1, translating into MAASTAVTANYVLKPPPYALDALEPHMSKQTLEFHWGKHHRAYVDNLKKQVLGTELEGKPLDHIINKTYNNGDLLPAFNNAAQAWNHEFFWESMKPNGGGKPSGELLALLERDFTSYEKFYEEFNAAAATQFGAGWAWLAYANDKLKVVKTPNAVNPLVLGSFPLLTIDVWEHAYYLDFQNRRPDYIKTFMNNLVSWEAVSARLEAAKAASSSSA
- the LOC104717759 gene encoding superoxide dismutase [Fe] 1, chloroplastic isoform X2, with the protein product MAASTAVTANYVLKPPPYALDALEPHMSKQTLEFHWGKHHRAYVDNLKKQVLGTELEGKPLDHIINKTYNNGDLLPAFNNAAQAWNHEFFWESMKPNGGGKPSGELLALLERDFTSYEKFYEEFNAAAATQFGAGWAWLAYANDKLKVVKTPNAVNPLVLGSFPLLTIDVWEHAYYLDFQNRRPDYIKTFMNNLVSWEAVSARLEAAKAASSSSA